The proteins below come from a single uncultured Carboxylicivirga sp. genomic window:
- a CDS encoding RagB/SusD family nutrient uptake outer membrane protein, protein MMKVNKIYKYFAPFVLGVILLTSFYACEDKLNEPFEDEAFTSDVDYTVGDNMILPVLGAYYGLYSRSWEEPLTLGIRGDDVNAAGDQVPMQEQDEFKYQASHWNPNSVWQLHYNDIINVFTAMEEIEKYRPAAANDDLADQYIAECKVIRAYLYLNIARTFGGCIVIDELSNIQSTPVSSLNEVMQYIVDQMDEAIPDLPRIHPNKRSDIKGGMTAYTAYALKALALQEMKDYQGVVDATSEIINSGEYELSDDYYHLFKLAGKLDDENILEFQYSDFNQGEGDRFSFLFAPFGMSGWTPAVTGAGGGWGFYEPTLKFIEFMLDRGETVRLETSVVFTPAGMSEVAADYGSIPEWITNTNREGDIFNDNARMNFASGKHIQPSTELLEGRTELGSNKNFIVIRYAEMLLMYAEALTRGANTSLSLTADDAVNLVRHRAGLGNLSGVNTKDVLDEKFAELGMEWGIRYYDMIRTESVDELTHEGKTFTMDKAYLPFPADQVAELPQLGDGI, encoded by the coding sequence ATGATGAAAGTAAATAAGATATATAAATATTTTGCACCTTTTGTGTTAGGTGTAATACTATTAACATCATTTTACGCTTGTGAAGATAAACTGAATGAGCCATTTGAAGATGAGGCTTTTACCAGTGATGTTGATTACACTGTTGGCGATAATATGATTCTACCAGTACTAGGTGCCTACTACGGATTATACTCCCGTTCGTGGGAAGAACCATTAACTCTGGGAATTAGAGGTGATGATGTAAATGCAGCCGGAGATCAGGTTCCAATGCAGGAGCAGGATGAGTTCAAATATCAGGCAAGCCACTGGAATCCAAATTCAGTTTGGCAATTGCATTATAACGATATCATCAATGTATTTACAGCCATGGAAGAGATTGAAAAATATCGACCTGCAGCAGCTAATGATGATTTGGCTGATCAGTACATTGCTGAGTGTAAAGTTATCAGAGCATACTTGTACCTGAATATTGCACGCACTTTCGGAGGTTGCATTGTAATTGATGAGTTAAGTAATATTCAGTCAACACCTGTTAGTAGTTTGAATGAAGTGATGCAATATATTGTTGATCAAATGGATGAAGCAATACCTGATTTACCTCGAATTCATCCTAACAAGCGTAGTGATATAAAAGGTGGAATGACTGCCTATACAGCTTACGCACTTAAAGCTTTGGCTTTGCAAGAGATGAAGGATTATCAGGGAGTGGTTGATGCAACTTCTGAGATTATTAATTCGGGTGAATACGAATTATCGGATGATTATTACCATCTGTTTAAATTAGCTGGTAAGCTTGATGATGAAAATATACTTGAGTTTCAATATTCTGATTTTAATCAAGGTGAAGGAGATCGTTTTTCATTTTTATTTGCTCCATTTGGTATGAGTGGATGGACGCCTGCTGTAACAGGTGCCGGTGGTGGATGGGGTTTTTATGAACCAACCTTGAAATTCATCGAGTTTATGCTTGATAGAGGCGAAACCGTTCGACTTGAAACCAGTGTTGTTTTTACTCCTGCAGGGATGTCTGAAGTAGCAGCAGATTATGGTTCTATTCCTGAATGGATCACTAATACCAATCGCGAAGGAGATATTTTTAATGATAATGCTCGAATGAACTTTGCAAGCGGTAAGCATATTCAGCCATCAACAGAGTTACTTGAAGGACGCACTGAATTAGGTAGTAATAAGAATTTTATTGTGATTCGTTATGCCGAAATGCTTTTGATGTATGCCGAAGCACTAACACGTGGTGCCAATACATCATTGTCGCTAACTGCTGATGATGCTGTGAATTTAGTACGTCATAGAGCTGGTTTGGGTAATTTGTCAGGTGTGAATACAAAGGATGTGTTAGATGAGAAATTTGCCGAATTAGGAATGGAGTGGGGAATTCGTTATTACGATATGATTCGTACCGAAAGTGTTGATGAATTAACTCACGAAGGTAAAACCTTTACTATGGATAAAGCTTATTTACCATTCCCTGCTGATCAGGTTGCAGAATTACCACAATTGGGAGACGGAATCTAA
- a CDS encoding LamG domain-containing protein has translation MKTYSKLLILALILLFVNACKDGFIDDISKVDPGSDESAPEVTVNFPPEGYELQTNEATAAITIDFEVKDDIEIQSVVLKINGTEINTYSEFKDYRVFTEEFEYDNVTTGSHVLSVEATDLEGQKTTVDVNFAKAPPYVSEYDGEVFYMPFNNEFREMNSLELATSKGLPDFTDGIQGGTAYQGAADSYLTFPASVLNGATEMSASFWLKIDNSMDRAGILSVTPPSDDSNDRTKGFRFFREASGDMQRFKLNAGTGSTDLWFDGGDAADVTPNTGEWTHLAFTLSGTEGVVYVNGQVVSQGSFDGIDWTDCDVISIMSGAPNWTGWNHLSDGSAMDELRLFNKALSQDEIQTIMLKEQATFYMDFDGDYKDVLTGAEGTVIGAPSFDYGNGVYGDAYVGAANSYLTFSTADIDVQASEFSASFWLNINASADRAGILTMGPEDAANPDAQNDRTSGFRFFREASGDMQRFKLNAGNGTADSWFDGGTAADVDPTTGNWVHMAFAISETEARVYIDGVEVSQGAFDGIDWTGCDLLSIMSGAPRFSGWNHLSDESMMDELRLYNKALSAEEVALLRADGL, from the coding sequence ATGAAGACATATAGCAAATTATTGATTCTTGCATTAATCCTTTTGTTTGTTAATGCTTGTAAAGATGGTTTTATTGATGATATATCAAAGGTGGATCCCGGTTCAGATGAATCGGCTCCGGAAGTAACTGTAAATTTTCCACCTGAAGGATACGAACTACAGACCAATGAAGCAACTGCTGCCATTACCATTGATTTTGAAGTGAAAGATGATATTGAAATACAGTCGGTTGTTTTAAAAATAAACGGAACTGAGATCAATACTTATTCAGAGTTTAAAGATTATCGTGTTTTTACCGAAGAATTTGAATATGATAATGTAACAACCGGAAGTCATGTGCTTTCTGTTGAAGCAACCGATTTAGAAGGACAAAAAACAACTGTTGATGTCAATTTTGCAAAAGCTCCTCCATATGTATCAGAATATGATGGAGAGGTTTTCTACATGCCTTTTAATAATGAGTTTCGCGAAATGAATTCTCTTGAATTGGCAACATCTAAAGGATTACCAGATTTTACTGATGGAATTCAGGGAGGTACGGCATATCAGGGAGCTGCTGATTCTTATTTAACATTCCCAGCTTCGGTACTTAATGGAGCAACAGAGATGAGTGCCAGTTTTTGGTTGAAGATTGATAATAGCATGGATCGGGCAGGAATTTTATCAGTAACACCTCCATCGGATGATAGTAACGACAGAACCAAAGGGTTCCGCTTTTTCCGTGAGGCCAGTGGTGATATGCAACGTTTCAAATTAAATGCAGGTACTGGTTCAACCGATTTATGGTTTGATGGAGGAGATGCTGCAGATGTAACCCCTAACACCGGAGAATGGACTCACTTAGCATTCACTTTGTCTGGTACCGAAGGAGTGGTTTATGTCAATGGTCAAGTAGTAAGTCAAGGCTCGTTTGATGGAATTGACTGGACCGATTGTGATGTAATCTCAATCATGTCGGGTGCACCTAATTGGACTGGATGGAATCATCTTTCTGATGGTAGTGCTATGGATGAATTACGCTTATTTAATAAGGCTCTTTCTCAGGACGAAATCCAAACTATAATGTTGAAGGAACAAGCTACATTTTATATGGATTTTGATGGTGATTATAAAGATGTGTTAACCGGGGCTGAAGGTACTGTAATTGGAGCACCTTCTTTCGATTATGGTAATGGTGTATATGGAGATGCATATGTAGGGGCCGCAAATTCGTATCTCACATTCTCAACTGCAGATATTGATGTACAAGCTTCGGAATTCAGTGCCAGTTTTTGGTTGAATATTAATGCAAGCGCCGACAGAGCAGGTATACTAACTATGGGACCAGAAGATGCAGCTAATCCGGATGCTCAGAATGACAGAACAAGTGGATTCCGCTTCTTCCGGGAAGCGAGTGGCGATATGCAACGTTTTAAACTAAATGCAGGTAACGGTACTGCCGATTCGTGGTTCGACGGAGGTACAGCAGCGGATGTAGACCCAACAACAGGAAATTGGGTTCATATGGCTTTTGCAATAAGTGAAACAGAAGCTCGTGTTTATATTGATGGAGTTGAAGTTAGTCAGGGTGCCTTCGATGGTATTGATTGGACTGGTTGTGATCTTTTATCAATCATGTCAGGTGCTCCTCGCTTTAGCGGATGGAATCATCTATCTGATGAAAGTATGATGGATGAATTACGCTTGTATAACAAAGCTTTGTCAGCCGAAGAGGTAGCGTTGTTACGCGCCGATGGTTTATAA
- a CDS encoding glucoamylase family protein: MRYLLLLLLSFVWFSCKDASDPDTPKENLDISYVYIGDSEITLTGTNVNVPFDEDIEIRFDKSINTSSAEESILLLDENNQEIGLTFSYFNSNQLAKISHNKLDQNSSYHLIISDGIKGASDESFEGVEYTFTTLTSPLTLENIIIDGVEVNPSNRLMDVHRNTTIVFQFDTPVDVDDISDYSTFSSSGGGIDYTLTQTTANIISFEVNNELDGYKKYNFSILSSIENRIGQPFDGLSLDFYTEVDPTPKFPEISDEALLTLVQEQTFKYFWDFAHPTSGLMRERNTSANLVTIGGSGFGVMAILVGIERGFITRKQGVERLEKIVNFLAAADRWHGVWPHWMDGDTGETLPFSSDDDGGDIVETAFMIQGLLAVKQYLDSSNSAEKAIIDTIISLWEEVEWDWYTQGDNSITWHWSPNYAFDKNMKIRGWNEALIVYVLAASSPTHSITKQVYDEGWARSGNIINGDTFYDITLPLGNQEYCGPLFFAHYSFLGLDPRNLSDQYANYWEQNKAHALINQSYCIDNPRRYVGYNSNCWGLTASDNQDGYSAHSPTNDLGVITPTAALSSFPYTPTESMAALKHFYYTLGDKLWGEYGFYDAFNITEQWTADSYLAIDQGPIIVMIENYRTALLWDLFMKDTDVQAGLNKLGFSH; encoded by the coding sequence ATGAGATATCTGCTACTATTATTGTTATCCTTTGTGTGGTTCTCTTGTAAAGATGCATCAGATCCAGATACCCCTAAAGAGAATTTGGACATAAGCTATGTCTACATTGGCGATAGCGAAATAACGCTTACTGGTACAAATGTAAACGTGCCATTTGATGAAGACATAGAAATACGTTTCGACAAATCGATTAACACCTCTTCTGCCGAAGAAAGCATCTTATTATTGGATGAAAACAATCAGGAGATTGGTTTAACCTTTAGCTATTTTAATTCCAATCAACTGGCCAAAATAAGTCATAACAAATTGGATCAAAACAGTTCGTATCATTTAATAATTAGTGATGGAATAAAGGGAGCCAGTGATGAGTCTTTTGAAGGAGTTGAATATACATTTACAACACTAACCAGCCCGTTGACACTAGAAAACATCATTATTGATGGAGTTGAAGTAAATCCGTCTAACCGATTAATGGATGTACACCGAAATACAACCATCGTGTTTCAATTCGATACACCTGTTGATGTAGATGATATTAGCGATTATTCAACATTTTCATCAAGTGGGGGCGGCATAGATTATACATTAACACAAACCACTGCGAATATCATTTCTTTTGAGGTTAACAATGAACTAGATGGATATAAGAAATACAATTTTTCAATTTTATCATCCATAGAAAACAGGATTGGACAACCATTTGACGGACTAAGCCTCGACTTTTATACAGAAGTGGATCCCACTCCTAAATTTCCCGAAATAAGTGATGAAGCACTTTTGACTTTAGTTCAGGAACAAACATTTAAGTATTTCTGGGATTTTGCTCATCCAACCTCAGGTTTAATGCGTGAAAGGAATACCTCTGCCAATTTGGTCACCATTGGAGGTTCTGGTTTTGGAGTGATGGCAATTTTAGTTGGAATTGAACGAGGTTTCATAACACGAAAACAAGGAGTTGAGCGATTGGAGAAGATCGTTAATTTCCTTGCAGCAGCCGATCGTTGGCATGGAGTATGGCCTCATTGGATGGATGGTGATACCGGTGAAACCCTTCCTTTTAGCTCTGATGATGATGGAGGTGACATTGTTGAAACGGCTTTTATGATTCAAGGCTTGTTAGCTGTTAAACAATATCTGGATAGTAGCAATTCTGCCGAGAAGGCAATAATTGATACCATTATATCTTTATGGGAGGAGGTTGAGTGGGATTGGTATACGCAAGGAGATAATTCAATTACCTGGCATTGGTCGCCAAATTATGCTTTTGATAAAAACATGAAAATCAGAGGGTGGAATGAAGCGTTAATTGTCTATGTATTGGCAGCATCATCTCCAACTCATTCTATTACAAAACAAGTTTACGACGAAGGATGGGCAAGAAGTGGAAACATCATAAATGGCGATACTTTTTATGATATTACTCTTCCTCTTGGAAACCAGGAATATTGTGGACCACTGTTCTTTGCTCATTATTCATTTTTAGGGCTCGATCCTAGGAATCTTTCCGATCAATATGCCAATTATTGGGAACAAAACAAGGCACATGCGTTAATTAATCAGAGTTATTGTATTGATAATCCGAGACGTTATGTTGGGTATAACTCGAATTGTTGGGGCTTAACGGCTAGTGATAATCAGGATGGTTATTCTGCACATTCGCCCACAAACGATTTGGGTGTAATAACTCCAACTGCCGCTTTGTCTTCTTTTCCATATACACCAACAGAATCGATGGCTGCCTTAAAGCATTTCTATTACACATTGGGTGATAAATTATGGGGTGAATATGGTTTTTACGATGCTTTCAATATTACTGAACAATGGACAGCCGATTCATACTTGGCAATTGATCAGGGGCCTATAATTGTGATGATAGAAAATTACAGAACTGCTTTGCTATGGGATTTATTTATGAAGGACACAGATGTGCAAGCGGGTTTAAATAAGCTGGGTTTTAGTCATTAA
- a CDS encoding glucoamylase family protein produces MKNRGYVKILNITLYLILIFAFAKCGMPKKQSDLGSNSKQWTDDVLLDTVQYQTFQYFWHGAEPHSGMARERIHMDDIYPQNDQNIVTLGGSGFGVMAILVGVERGFITRKEALSRYQQIVAFLKDADRFHGAWPHWLDGKTGRVSPFGTKDDGGDLVETAFMIEGLLTVAEYFKEGNEAEQKLVADINQLWNDVEWNWYTKGGENVLYWHWSPNYGWEMNFPVGGYNECLIMYVLAASSPTHPIHPEVYHKGWTVNGAITNDTVYYGLPTVLNYYEHSDDPIGPLFWAHYSYLGLNPYGLKDKYADYWTLVSNHAKIHYKYCVDNPKGFKGYGPDQWGLTSSYSINGYAGHHPGKSDLGVISPTAALSSFPYTPMESMQFLRYLYMEADSLVGPYGPYDAYSQSSDWYLPRYLAIDQGPIPVMIENYRSGLLWKLFMRNEDVQQGLNQLGFTIDSSN; encoded by the coding sequence ATGAAAAATAGAGGTTACGTTAAGATTTTAAATATAACCTTATATCTGATACTCATTTTTGCTTTTGCAAAGTGTGGAATGCCTAAAAAACAATCGGATTTGGGGAGTAATAGCAAGCAATGGACAGATGATGTCTTGCTTGATACAGTGCAATACCAAACCTTTCAGTATTTCTGGCATGGGGCTGAGCCTCATTCTGGGATGGCCCGCGAACGAATACACATGGATGATATATATCCACAAAATGATCAAAACATAGTCACTTTAGGCGGTTCTGGTTTTGGTGTAATGGCTATATTAGTAGGTGTTGAAAGAGGTTTTATCACCCGAAAGGAAGCTCTAAGTCGATATCAACAAATTGTGGCATTTTTAAAAGATGCAGATCGGTTTCATGGAGCCTGGCCACATTGGTTAGACGGAAAAACAGGTAGGGTCTCGCCTTTTGGTACAAAGGACGATGGTGGAGATTTGGTTGAAACAGCCTTCATGATTGAGGGATTACTAACTGTGGCTGAATATTTCAAAGAGGGAAATGAGGCTGAACAAAAACTGGTTGCCGATATTAATCAACTTTGGAATGATGTTGAATGGAATTGGTACACAAAAGGAGGAGAGAATGTGCTCTATTGGCATTGGTCGCCTAATTATGGCTGGGAAATGAATTTTCCGGTAGGTGGTTATAACGAGTGCCTGATTATGTATGTTTTGGCAGCATCGTCACCAACACATCCTATCCATCCGGAAGTTTACCATAAGGGATGGACGGTGAATGGAGCCATTACCAATGACACTGTATATTATGGATTACCTACAGTATTAAATTATTACGAACATAGCGATGATCCAATCGGTCCATTGTTTTGGGCTCATTATTCGTATTTGGGACTAAATCCTTACGGATTAAAAGATAAATATGCCGATTATTGGACATTGGTGTCTAATCATGCAAAAATTCATTATAAATATTGTGTTGATAATCCTAAAGGATTTAAAGGCTATGGGCCGGATCAATGGGGCTTAACATCAAGCTACTCGATCAATGGCTATGCTGGTCATCACCCTGGCAAATCTGATTTGGGTGTTATTTCACCAACAGCCGCTTTAAGTTCTTTCCCTTATACACCAATGGAATCCATGCAGTTTTTGCGTTATCTCTATATGGAGGCCGACTCCTTAGTTGGACCTTACGGACCTTACGATGCTTACAGTCAATCATCAGATTGGTATTTACCTCGTTATTTAGCTATTGATCAAGGTCCAATTCCGGTTATGATTGAGAATTATCGGAGTGGTTTGCTATGGAAACTTTTTATGAGAAATGAGGATGTTCAACAGGGATTAAATCAACTTGGTTTTACAATTGATTCAAGTAATTAA
- the bglX gene encoding beta-glucosidase BglX produces MKYNLIWIVSVISMLSSCSTDKQQSTKWKSYSGDAVIEHKVDSVLSLMTLDEKIGQMNQYSGNFAATGEVSDNKSGEYLKKGMIGSTFNVFGADHLRMLQEQNLKHSRLKIPMLFAADVIHGLETTFPIPLAEACSWNMDLMEKTARVAAEEATAMGVSWNFAPMVDIARDPRWGRVMEGAGEDVYYGSMVAKARVRGFQGISNYKDLAKNNTMMACAKHFVAYGATQAGRDYNTVDISDRTLHETYFPPFKATVDEGVASFMTAFNDLNGVPCTANKYIFTDILRDSWGFGGMVVTDYTAIMELMDHGIAKDLKEGAKLSLDAGIDMDMISEAFVTHLKDLVNEGAVSEQQIDVAVSRILEMKFLLGLFDDPYRYFDTQRQNEVLNNPEHQKLALNAAQQSIVLLKNRNNILPLLKSGGKKVAVIGPFVDERESLNGEWAIKGDRSKSITLREGLDRKYSNTNIKLSYAKGTTLPLIDRATAHVSTVNIPDKKGFGEALKIASQSDVIIAAMGENYHWSGEAASRTDITLPGNQRELLKELTKTGKPIILVLFNGRPLDLSWEDANVDAIVEAWYPGLMAGNAVANVISGDYNPSAKIVMTFPRNVGQVPIFYNSKRTGRPFNPQRPSDYRSSYIDVENTPLYPFGYGLSYSSFEYSTPIISSPILKKGGSITASVEVSNTGEYDGKEVVQLYIHDKAASVTRPVKELKGFTKIHLKKGETQKIEFTIDEELLSFYNKDMSWGSEAGEFDVWIASNSSDESNHMTFTLKE; encoded by the coding sequence ATGAAATATAATCTGATTTGGATAGTATCAGTAATAAGTATGCTTTCGTCTTGCTCAACGGACAAACAGCAATCGACTAAATGGAAAAGTTATAGTGGTGATGCTGTTATTGAGCACAAAGTAGATTCGGTTCTTAGCTTGATGACTCTTGATGAGAAGATAGGGCAAATGAATCAATATTCAGGAAATTTTGCCGCCACTGGTGAAGTGAGTGATAATAAATCGGGCGAGTATCTCAAAAAAGGGATGATTGGAAGTACATTTAATGTATTTGGTGCCGATCACTTGCGTATGTTACAGGAGCAAAATCTAAAGCATTCGAGACTTAAAATTCCTATGTTATTTGCTGCTGATGTTATTCATGGATTAGAAACCACTTTCCCTATTCCATTGGCAGAAGCTTGCTCCTGGAATATGGATTTAATGGAAAAAACCGCAAGAGTTGCAGCCGAAGAAGCAACAGCAATGGGCGTATCCTGGAATTTTGCCCCAATGGTTGATATAGCGCGCGATCCTCGCTGGGGGCGAGTTATGGAAGGGGCAGGAGAAGATGTTTATTACGGAAGCATGGTTGCTAAGGCAAGAGTGCGCGGTTTTCAGGGAATAAGTAATTATAAGGATTTGGCAAAAAACAATACCATGATGGCTTGTGCTAAGCATTTTGTGGCTTACGGTGCAACTCAGGCGGGTCGCGATTATAATACGGTTGATATATCAGACAGAACCCTTCACGAAACTTATTTCCCCCCGTTTAAAGCTACTGTTGATGAGGGTGTCGCTTCTTTTATGACTGCCTTTAATGATTTAAACGGTGTGCCTTGCACTGCCAATAAATACATCTTTACTGATATATTAAGGGATTCATGGGGATTTGGAGGAATGGTTGTTACTGATTATACAGCCATTATGGAATTAATGGATCATGGAATTGCCAAAGACCTAAAAGAAGGTGCTAAGTTAAGTCTTGATGCCGGTATTGATATGGATATGATTAGTGAGGCTTTTGTAACTCATCTTAAAGATTTAGTCAATGAAGGAGCAGTAAGTGAACAACAAATTGATGTAGCTGTATCGCGTATATTGGAGATGAAGTTTTTATTGGGATTGTTCGATGATCCCTATCGATATTTCGATACCCAAAGACAAAACGAAGTATTGAATAATCCTGAGCATCAGAAATTAGCTTTAAACGCTGCACAACAATCCATTGTATTGCTTAAAAATAGGAACAATATCTTGCCGCTACTAAAGTCAGGAGGCAAAAAAGTTGCCGTTATAGGACCTTTCGTTGATGAACGTGAAAGCTTAAATGGCGAATGGGCTATTAAAGGTGATCGTTCTAAATCTATTACTTTGCGTGAAGGCTTAGATAGAAAATATTCAAATACTAACATAAAACTTAGCTATGCAAAGGGCACAACACTACCATTGATTGACAGAGCTACCGCACATGTTTCAACAGTTAATATACCGGATAAAAAAGGCTTTGGCGAAGCTTTAAAAATAGCATCGCAAAGTGATGTTATAATAGCGGCTATGGGTGAGAATTACCATTGGTCCGGAGAAGCAGCTAGTAGAACAGACATAACCTTACCTGGCAATCAACGAGAATTATTAAAAGAATTAACGAAAACCGGTAAACCAATCATTCTGGTTTTATTTAATGGTCGTCCTTTGGACTTATCGTGGGAAGATGCAAATGTAGATGCTATTGTAGAGGCATGGTATCCGGGTTTGATGGCAGGCAATGCTGTGGCTAATGTTATTTCTGGGGATTATAATCCTTCAGCAAAAATCGTGATGACATTTCCACGTAATGTTGGACAGGTACCTATTTTTTACAATAGCAAACGCACAGGACGTCCTTTTAATCCTCAGAGACCTTCTGATTATCGATCATCGTATATTGATGTTGAAAATACTCCTTTGTACCCATTCGGATATGGCTTAAGTTATTCCAGCTTTGAATATTCAACACCAATAATTAGTTCACCTATTCTGAAAAAAGGAGGTAGTATTACAGCCTCGGTTGAAGTAAGTAATACAGGAGAATATGATGGAAAAGAAGTGGTTCAGCTCTATATTCATGATAAGGCAGCTTCGGTTACTCGTCCTGTTAAAGAGCTGAAAGGATTTACAAAAATACATTTAAAGAAAGGTGAAACGCAAAAGATTGAGTTTACAATAGACGAAGAATTGCTTAGCTTTTACAATAAAGACATGAGTTGGGGGAGTGAAGCAGGAGAATTTGATGTTTGGATTGCTTCCAATTCTTCTGATGAATCCAATCATATGACATTTACTTTAAAAGAATAG
- a CDS encoding family 43 glycosylhydrolase, translating to MKILRSISVVLLLLVNINTQAQEIVHQTYCNPLDIDYTYMVYNSSRNISYRSGADPAVVEFRGEYYMFVTRSFGYWHSTDLVHWNFIKPVQWYFEGCNAPSAFNYKDSLLYFAGDPAGYGSIIYTDNPKEGKWTPVASISDNIQDSELFIDDDGSTYLYWGSSNVYPIKVKELNKDDRMLETGVKLDLINLDEEKHGWERFGENNFHPTIKEGYMEGASMTKYNGKYYLQYAAPGTQFNVYADGVYISDSPTGPFTYMKSNPMSFKPGGFTNGAGHGITVKQTNGQYWHFATMALASNSHWERRLCMFPVNFDDEGLMHSNTYFGDYPRYAANHPTKAGQHCGWMLLSFKGKTTVSSSLKQVKKSTSTDNDYDIVEMPLMRNQKDEIVSDLLTDESPKSFWVAKANDDKQWVKIEMLKPGKVYAIQLNFHDYESGIYTRTEGLRHQFTIEASTDGRNWQTIIDRSNSYKDSPNAYLVLNSPIEAKYIRYNNIKVPGNNLALSEIRIFGLGYGKTPSKVKGFMIERQADRRDVALSWQAVKGAQGYNIRWGISPDKLYQSWLIYDSNEHFMRCLDRDTPYYFSIEAFNENGISEKSAIIEVL from the coding sequence ATGAAGATATTACGATCAATTTCAGTTGTACTACTGTTGTTAGTTAATATTAATACTCAAGCGCAAGAAATTGTTCACCAAACCTATTGTAATCCTTTGGACATAGATTATACCTATATGGTTTATAATTCGAGCAGGAATATTTCCTATCGTTCAGGGGCAGATCCGGCTGTTGTAGAGTTTAGAGGTGAGTATTATATGTTTGTTACCCGATCGTTTGGATATTGGCATTCAACAGATTTAGTTCATTGGAATTTTATAAAGCCTGTTCAATGGTATTTTGAGGGGTGTAATGCTCCATCCGCATTTAATTACAAAGATTCGCTTTTGTACTTTGCAGGTGATCCTGCCGGTTATGGAAGTATAATTTATACCGATAATCCCAAAGAGGGTAAATGGACTCCAGTGGCTTCTATTTCAGATAATATTCAGGATTCGGAGTTATTTATTGATGACGATGGTAGTACATATTTATACTGGGGATCATCCAATGTGTATCCAATCAAGGTTAAAGAATTAAATAAGGATGATCGCATGCTGGAAACCGGAGTAAAACTAGATTTGATTAATCTGGATGAAGAAAAGCATGGATGGGAGCGTTTCGGTGAGAATAACTTTCATCCAACCATTAAAGAAGGATATATGGAAGGTGCATCCATGACCAAATACAACGGTAAATACTATTTACAATATGCAGCTCCTGGAACTCAGTTCAATGTTTATGCCGATGGCGTTTACATTAGCGACTCACCAACAGGACCATTTACTTATATGAAGAGTAATCCTATGAGTTTTAAACCAGGAGGTTTTACCAATGGAGCAGGACATGGTATAACAGTAAAACAAACAAACGGGCAATACTGGCATTTTGCAACGATGGCACTGGCATCAAATTCTCATTGGGAGCGCAGACTTTGTATGTTTCCGGTTAATTTTGATGATGAGGGTTTAATGCATTCCAATACTTATTTTGGTGATTATCCTCGATATGCTGCCAATCATCCTACAAAAGCAGGTCAGCATTGCGGTTGGATGTTGTTATCATTTAAGGGAAAAACAACCGTTTCGTCTTCTCTGAAGCAGGTTAAAAAGAGCACATCAACCGATAACGATTACGATATTGTTGAAATGCCGCTTATGAGAAACCAGAAGGATGAGATTGTTTCGGATTTACTAACTGACGAAAGTCCTAAATCGTTTTGGGTCGCTAAGGCAAATGATGATAAACAATGGGTGAAGATTGAGATGCTTAAACCCGGGAAGGTCTATGCTATTCAATTAAATTTTCATGATTATGAATCGGGAATTTATACAAGAACAGAAGGGTTAAGACATCAATTTACCATCGAAGCATCAACCGATGGTAGGAATTGGCAGACTATTATTGATAGAAGCAATAGCTACAAAGATTCACCTAATGCTTATCTTGTTCTTAATTCGCCAATTGAAGCCAAGTACATTCGTTACAATAATATAAAAGTTCCGGGTAATAATCTGGCATTATCAGAGATACGTATTTTTGGTTTGGGATACGGTAAGACGCCCTCAAAAGTCAAAGGATTTATGATTGAGCGTCAGGCCGACCGACGAGATGTTGCTCTATCATGGCAAGCTGTTAAAGGAGCACAAGGTTATAATATCAGATGGGGAATTTCACCAGATAAATTATATCAATCGTGGCTAATTTATGATTCAAATGAACATTTTATGAGATGTTTGGATCGCGATACTCCATATTATTTTTCCATAGAAGCATTCAACGAAAATGGGATATCTGAAAAATCAGCCATTATTGAAGTGCTGTAG